The Streptomyces sp. NBC_00691 genome has a segment encoding these proteins:
- a CDS encoding MFS transporter: MTLPDRTIRPSTARHGRFVAAIVIDSIGTGAFVPVSMLFFLATTSLTLVQVGVALTTAGLLALPAGPLIGGLADMYGAKPLLQAANLAQALGFAGYLVAGQTWQIVVCAWLSSAGRAVSSSCYGVTVTALAAPGRRERWFGLLGSVRNLGYALGGLLSAVAVGFGTHGVWATIVVVNALSYVTAFVLMRAVPNIRPAAGQDAAGGWGRVLRDRRYLSLVAHQLCFAISLFALNIAIPVYAVDVLGLPGWTAGAVFTLNTLMVGFGQGVVVRWLGGRTRSRVLVAGHACFAAGYLLFLAADRVVALALAVGVVLLGAVGYTFGEVLCGPITATVAAESAPDALRGRYLALNQLAVTVAGAVAPAALSGLLSGGATTIWLTLVGVSVLGAALATLIGRVLPAARSGIGGV; encoded by the coding sequence ATGACCCTTCCCGATCGCACGATCCGCCCCTCGACAGCTCGGCACGGCCGCTTCGTCGCGGCGATCGTCATCGACTCGATCGGCACCGGCGCCTTCGTCCCCGTTTCGATGCTGTTCTTCCTGGCCACGACGTCGCTGACGCTGGTGCAGGTGGGCGTGGCACTCACGACGGCCGGGCTGCTGGCGCTCCCGGCGGGCCCCCTGATCGGGGGACTGGCCGACATGTACGGCGCCAAGCCGCTCCTGCAGGCCGCGAACCTGGCCCAGGCACTCGGCTTCGCCGGGTATCTCGTCGCGGGCCAGACATGGCAGATCGTCGTCTGCGCCTGGTTGAGCAGTGCCGGGCGGGCGGTCTCCTCCAGCTGCTACGGCGTGACCGTCACGGCGCTGGCCGCGCCCGGTCGACGCGAGCGCTGGTTCGGTCTTCTGGGTTCCGTCCGCAACCTCGGCTACGCACTCGGCGGGCTGCTCTCCGCCGTCGCGGTCGGTTTCGGCACCCACGGCGTCTGGGCCACGATCGTGGTGGTCAACGCCTTGTCCTATGTCACCGCCTTCGTTCTGATGCGGGCCGTGCCGAACATCCGCCCCGCGGCGGGCCAGGACGCTGCCGGTGGCTGGGGGCGCGTGCTCCGGGACCGGCGGTACCTGTCGCTGGTCGCGCATCAACTGTGCTTCGCGATCTCCCTGTTCGCCCTCAACATCGCGATACCCGTCTACGCCGTGGACGTGCTGGGACTCCCTGGCTGGACCGCCGGCGCGGTCTTCACGCTCAACACCCTGATGGTCGGCTTCGGCCAAGGCGTCGTCGTCCGGTGGCTCGGAGGGCGAACCCGCAGCCGCGTCCTCGTCGCCGGACACGCCTGCTTCGCGGCCGGCTACCTCCTGTTCCTCGCCGCCGACCGCGTGGTCGCGCTCGCCCTCGCGGTCGGCGTCGTCCTGCTCGGTGCGGTCGGCTACACCTTCGGCGAAGTCCTCTGCGGCCCCATCACCGCCACTGTCGCCGCGGAGAGCGCCCCGGACGCCCTCCGCGGCCGGTACCTGGCCCTCAACCAGCTCGCCGTGACCGTCGCGGGAGCGGTCGCTCCGGCCGCCCTCTCCGGGTTGCTGTCCGGCGGGGCAACCACGATCTGGCTGACCCTTGTCGGCGTCAGCGTCCTCGGAGCCGCACTCGCCACGCTGATCGGCAGAGTGCTGCCGGCGGCGCGGAGCGGCATCGGCGGTGTCTAG
- a CDS encoding DUF397 domain-containing protein: MIRKSSTGDASELAWFKSSYSDGNEGDSCIEIAPTPATVHVRDSKNLGGPQLALTPGAWAGFVSYAAGN, from the coding sequence ATGATCCGCAAGTCCTCTACCGGGGACGCCTCCGAACTGGCGTGGTTCAAGAGCAGCTACAGCGACGGCAACGAGGGTGACTCCTGCATCGAGATCGCCCCCACCCCCGCCACCGTCCACGTCCGTGACTCCAAGAACCTCGGCGGTCCCCAGCTCGCGCTGACGCCGGGCGCCTGGGCGGGCTTCGTCTCGTACGCGGCCGGCAACTGA
- a CDS encoding ATP-binding protein yields MNQKNTTQVPVSVGDFGVLLSPTPRGARLARLLAVQWMRDHEVPYGVTETVTQLVAELAANAATHGRVAGRSFRLALLSRPDILRVEVTDTRGERLPRTQPACSDGDSGRGLILVAALADRWGVERGPVPRKTVWAEVDLPHL; encoded by the coding sequence GTGAACCAGAAGAACACCACCCAAGTACCCGTATCAGTCGGCGACTTCGGAGTACTCCTGTCGCCCACGCCCCGAGGGGCCCGGCTCGCCCGGCTGCTCGCCGTCCAATGGATGCGGGATCACGAGGTGCCGTACGGCGTGACGGAGACGGTCACCCAGCTCGTCGCCGAACTCGCCGCGAACGCCGCGACGCACGGCCGGGTCGCGGGCCGGAGCTTCCGGCTCGCGCTCCTGTCACGGCCGGACATCCTCCGCGTCGAGGTGACGGACACCCGGGGTGAGCGGCTTCCCCGGACCCAACCGGCCTGCTCCGATGGCGACTCGGGGCGGGGGCTGATCCTGGTGGCGGCGCTGGCCGACCGCTGGGGCGTGGAGCGCGGCCCCGTGCCCCGGAAGACCGTATGGGCCGAGGTGGATCTGCCACACCTCTGA
- a CDS encoding SseB family protein, which produces MNDIGGNGPKSHQVSRLSELADTHVDVARPDVETTPGDPAAPTVSQAEQADGIAEARRRFARLLGEFRRTAVLVPFDDQDSLWTADFNGVRWICAFSDEEALARFADARGESAREWTYRTILGARLLDVMVPMLPGPGGVALDAGSTDGMLFPPVAGIVPDEVAVGLEDTVDLGGTGTR; this is translated from the coding sequence GTGAATGACATCGGGGGCAACGGACCGAAGTCCCATCAGGTTTCAAGGCTGTCGGAGTTGGCGGACACCCACGTCGACGTGGCACGTCCGGACGTGGAGACAACCCCGGGAGACCCTGCCGCACCGACCGTGTCGCAGGCGGAGCAGGCCGACGGCATCGCCGAGGCGCGGCGCCGGTTTGCGCGGTTGCTCGGCGAATTCCGGCGCACGGCCGTGCTGGTGCCGTTCGACGACCAGGACAGTCTGTGGACGGCGGACTTCAACGGCGTGCGGTGGATCTGCGCGTTCTCGGACGAGGAAGCGCTGGCGCGGTTCGCGGACGCGCGCGGGGAGTCGGCCCGGGAGTGGACGTACCGCACGATCCTGGGCGCGCGACTCCTCGACGTGATGGTGCCGATGCTGCCCGGTCCGGGCGGCGTCGCGCTGGACGCCGGCAGCACGGACGGAATGCTCTTCCCGCCGGTGGCGGGCATCGTCCCGGACGAGGTGGCGGTGGGCCTGGAGGACACGGTGGATCTCGGGGGAACGGGGACGCGATGA
- a CDS encoding DoxX family protein → MFTEMSTTTAVVVTAVAAFMAGFSGASIFFRAKFVVEPLAEYGVPRSWWNWLGAAKAAGAVGLVVGFWVPVIGTLAAIGLILYFTGAVITVLRARAYGHAPFPLVYMAPAVAALALTW, encoded by the coding sequence ATGTTCACCGAGATGTCCACCACCACCGCCGTCGTCGTCACCGCCGTCGCCGCGTTCATGGCCGGGTTCTCCGGGGCCTCGATCTTCTTCCGGGCGAAGTTCGTCGTCGAGCCCCTCGCCGAGTACGGGGTCCCGCGCTCGTGGTGGAACTGGCTGGGGGCGGCCAAGGCGGCCGGGGCCGTCGGGCTCGTCGTCGGATTCTGGGTCCCGGTGATCGGGACCCTCGCCGCGATCGGACTGATCCTGTACTTCACCGGCGCGGTGATCACCGTGCTGCGGGCCCGCGCCTACGGCCACGCCCCCTTCCCGCTCGTCTACATGGCCCCCGCCGTCGCCGCCCTCGCGCTGACCTGGTGA
- a CDS encoding helix-turn-helix domain-containing protein — MGTKNTSVRPPAESRNDGKSHSSQCGGVTHDNVRHTTRFTVVGNHLAQHTELSLLAIGLAVHIQSLPSGARVDINSLAARFPEGKTRIAGALRELETHGYLRRTRLRTQQGRMVTRTVSCNQPGRTGGEDGPSPPPPPRPRRTAEKPARRRVLPAVPEPVYPTPDLLQTALGVLSGLRRTDPRLLIPATDAEHLVPGVAAWLERDLTPEDVHRALTTALPPEPLHRPAALLAHRLTAQLPPLPPFRAERPSARHPLQNCDTCDRAYRAPEPGTCGSCGSCRS, encoded by the coding sequence ATGGGTACTAAGAACACTAGCGTGCGCCCGCCCGCCGAGTCCCGTAACGACGGGAAAAGTCACTCGTCTCAGTGCGGCGGCGTCACCCACGACAACGTCCGTCACACCACCCGCTTCACCGTGGTCGGGAACCATCTCGCCCAGCACACCGAACTGTCGCTGCTGGCGATCGGGCTGGCCGTCCACATCCAGTCGCTTCCCAGCGGCGCCAGGGTCGACATCAACAGCCTCGCCGCCCGCTTCCCCGAGGGGAAGACCCGGATCGCCGGCGCCCTGCGCGAGCTGGAGACCCACGGCTACCTGCGGCGCACGCGCTTACGGACCCAGCAGGGCCGCATGGTCACCCGCACGGTCTCCTGCAACCAGCCGGGCCGGACGGGCGGCGAGGACGGACCGAGCCCCCCGCCCCCGCCCCGGCCCCGGCGGACCGCCGAGAAACCAGCGCGCCGCCGCGTCCTGCCCGCCGTGCCGGAGCCCGTGTACCCGACGCCGGACCTCCTGCAGACCGCCCTCGGCGTGCTTTCCGGCCTCCGCCGCACGGACCCGCGGCTCCTGATCCCCGCCACGGACGCCGAGCACCTCGTCCCGGGCGTCGCCGCCTGGCTCGAACGCGACCTCACCCCCGAGGACGTGCACCGCGCTCTGACCACCGCCCTGCCACCGGAGCCCCTGCACCGGCCGGCGGCCCTGCTGGCCCACCGCCTCACGGCCCAACTCCCGCCCCTGCCACCCTTCCGCGCGGAGAGACCGTCGGCGAGACACCCCCTCCAGAACTGCGACACCTGCGACCGCGCCTACCGCGCCCCCGAACCAGGCACCTGCGGCAGCTGCGGCAGCTGCCGCAGCTGA
- a CDS encoding winged helix-turn-helix transcriptional regulator: MGNAYNVMAATCPSRTVLHRIGARWTVFTVNALDSGPMRFTELKAHIRGITPKALTETLRAMEYDGLIIRTEIQARPPHVEYALTDLGRSLLIPLRAVREWAESHVPDIERARARADALR; this comes from the coding sequence ATGGGTAACGCCTACAACGTCATGGCCGCGACCTGCCCCAGTCGCACCGTTCTGCACCGGATCGGGGCGCGCTGGACGGTGTTCACCGTCAACGCGCTGGACAGTGGTCCGATGCGGTTCACCGAACTCAAGGCGCACATCCGGGGGATCACACCGAAGGCGCTCACCGAGACCCTTCGCGCGATGGAGTACGACGGTCTGATCATCCGCACGGAGATTCAGGCGCGTCCCCCTCATGTCGAGTACGCCCTCACCGACCTCGGACGGTCACTGCTCATCCCCCTGCGTGCCGTCAGGGAATGGGCCGAGAGCCACGTCCCCGACATCGAACGAGCCCGCGCCCGAGCCGACGCGCTGCGGTGA
- a CDS encoding helix-turn-helix domain-containing protein has product MSVDGGAQRLKTEADEPGWEVDPDDDWGVAVVATVGRQLRIRREAVGMRAAELGTATGYGEDLIYKIESGKRIPRPEFLDRADEVLGAGGLLSAMKEDVAKVRYPKKVRDLAGVEGRAVEIGVYVCNSISGLLQTPDHARAVFESRQPPYSQGEVERLVVARVARQSVFERDPAPSLGFVLEEALLRRPLGGTLVWRGQLERLLEVGRLRNVTLQVMPTHVEVHPGLDGKIELLKFVDGTATGRSDGAFNGRPVMDPRQVRILELRYGTIRAQALPPRESLAFIEKLLGET; this is encoded by the coding sequence ATGTCGGTGGACGGTGGGGCGCAGCGGCTCAAGACCGAAGCGGACGAGCCGGGATGGGAGGTCGATCCCGACGATGACTGGGGCGTGGCCGTGGTCGCCACGGTGGGGCGGCAGTTGAGGATCCGAAGGGAGGCGGTGGGGATGCGGGCCGCCGAGCTGGGGACCGCCACGGGGTACGGCGAGGACCTCATCTACAAGATCGAGAGCGGCAAGCGGATCCCCCGCCCGGAGTTCCTGGACAGGGCGGACGAGGTGCTGGGCGCGGGTGGGTTGCTCTCGGCCATGAAGGAGGACGTGGCGAAGGTCCGCTACCCGAAGAAGGTGCGGGATCTGGCCGGGGTAGAGGGGAGAGCCGTAGAGATCGGTGTCTACGTCTGCAACAGCATCAGTGGGTTGTTGCAGACGCCGGACCATGCTCGGGCCGTGTTCGAGTCACGGCAGCCTCCCTACTCGCAGGGCGAGGTGGAGCGACTTGTTGTGGCTCGGGTGGCTCGGCAGTCCGTATTTGAGCGGGATCCGGCACCTTCACTTGGATTCGTGCTGGAAGAGGCGCTGCTGCGACGGCCGCTCGGAGGCACACTGGTATGGCGAGGGCAGCTCGAACGCCTTCTGGAGGTGGGCCGGTTGCGCAACGTCACTCTCCAGGTGATGCCGACGCATGTGGAGGTCCATCCCGGTCTGGACGGCAAGATCGAACTGCTGAAGTTCGTGGACGGTACTGCGACGGGTCGCTCCGACGGGGCATTCAACGGTCGACCTGTCATGGATCCGAGGCAGGTACGCATCCTTGAGCTCCGGTATGGCACCATCCGGGCTCAGGCTCTCCCGCCCCGGGAGTCGCTCGCTTTCATTGAAAAACTGCTGGGAGAGACATGA